Genomic window (Ranitomeya variabilis isolate aRanVar5 chromosome 8, aRanVar5.hap1, whole genome shotgun sequence):
cctatttggatgctacacttaaatctctgtagtcagttccaccttttgtgagctcactgattaatggcctaaagaatgtgtgtattttttgttgtttcagtgggtgatgttacaacaaggtggcggagtatccgcgaccagtacaggagggagaggcagcagcgggagagaagtggagccggggcacctccaaaaaaaaaaaaatacatatattttgaccgactcaactttctgaatcccagcatggacctcaggccgtaagtaacaTTGTTTTCTGTGTATTTTTGGGTTTTTGTCTTATTTGTGGccctaaaacattttttctttttcagaactcagtctaacctcactgacagggagacagggtctgactcggaacttgtcattgacccagttggtgaagttgaagaggtggctggtccatctgatgctccctctggctccatccctcctggatcctcatctggtcaggctgctccatctgcctccgtcccacaccctgaggacccacattttgcctcttctgcagcaccaccacctagccaggatgaccctggaaatagcagcagcccaactgttgccctggctccatccccacaggctgcaggcagaccacagcgtgcacgccgcagaagagaattgctccaaaggcgccaaaacgtggatgctggggtcctgagctacttggcccgtgttcgagacgatgatggggaggagggatttaccaggagcatggcccattacttaaggtccctagagcgtgagttaaggcttcgtgtgagagggtgttttcagatccttgttgacgcatgcacccccccaaataacccatacaatctcatgcatatgattgaacagtggcagatgtcaccagaaaatcttctgcggcctcagagattacaaggcctgccagctcaacaaggatctgaagcaccccctccacgacagccaacacctcagccccaacccccatcaaacacacaatggccacctcagcaacatatggcgggatatcttcaaccatcccaatatggccacttgtccacacccagtgctggaggctggtcccaacctgggtttggacaatatggtcattttgggttgggttatgattcccggcaatatggttatcaccagcaggggtatctaccaaatcctcgccccactcttccaagttcccagcatcatagcttggcaaatgtccctcaggccactacaacatctgcacagggtgctggacagTTGGCCGtacaaatgccacctgatgcagataatgagcaagctacttctcctgccccaacctaccaggacttataatttggtttttttgtgtttta
Coding sequences:
- the LOC143788849 gene encoding uncharacterized protein LOC143788849 — its product is MCVFFVVSVGDVTTRWRSIRDQYRRERQQRERSGAGAPPKKKKYIYFDRLNFLNPSMDLRPTQSNLTDRETGSDSELVIDPVGEVEEVAGPSDAPSGSIPPGSSSGQAAPSASVPHPEDPHFASSAAPPPSQDDPGNSSSPTVALAPSPQAAGRPQRARRRRELLQRRQNVDAGVLSYLARVRDDDGEEGFTRSMAHYLRSLERELRLRVRGCFQILVDACTPPNNPYNLMHMIEQWQMSPENLLRPQRLQGLPAQQGSEAPPPRQPTPQPQPPSNTQWPPQQHMAGYLQPSQYGHLSTPSAGGWSQPGFGQYGHFGLGYDSRQYGYHQQGYLPNPRPTLPSSQHHSLANVPQATTTSAQGAGQLAVQMPPDADNEQATSPAPTYQDL